One genomic region from Thermovenabulum gondwanense encodes:
- the cobO gene encoding cob(I)yrinic acid a,c-diamide adenosyltransferase, translating to MSRRGLLLLYTGNGKGKTTAALGLALRAIGHGQKVFMIQFMKGNSNYGEIQASKYLPNFTIIQKGQDKFVKKGNPDPLDIKLAEEGLELAKEVLQKGEHDLVILDEINVSVDFGLLKEEDVLSLINLKKPHTTLVLTGRYATEKLISMADMVSEVREIKHHYEKGVPAQEGIEF from the coding sequence ATGTCAAGAAGAGGGTTGTTGCTTTTATATACGGGCAATGGTAAGGGTAAAACTACTGCTGCATTAGGCCTTGCTTTAAGAGCCATAGGCCATGGTCAAAAGGTATTCATGATACAGTTTATGAAAGGTAATTCTAATTATGGGGAAATACAAGCCTCGAAATATCTACCGAACTTTACTATCATACAGAAGGGGCAAGATAAGTTTGTAAAAAAAGGTAATCCTGACCCATTGGATATAAAGCTTGCAGAAGAGGGACTTGAGCTTGCAAAAGAGGTTTTGCAAAAAGGAGAACATGATTTGGTAATCCTTGATGAAATAAATGTATCTGTAGATTTTGGGCTTTTAAAAGAAGAAGATGTATTAAGTCTGATAAATTTAAAAAAACCTCATACCACATTGGTTTTAACAGGAAGATATGCCACCGAAAAATTGATATCAATGGCGGATATGGTTAGTGAAGTAAGAGAAATAAAACACCATTATGAAAAGGGAGTACCTGCACAGGAAGGAATTGAATTTTAA
- the topA gene encoding type I DNA topoisomerase — protein sequence MAKSLIIVESPAKAKTISKFLGKNFKVAASMGHVRDLPKSQLGIDLEDGFEPKYITIRGKGSIIDNLKREASKVEKIYLATDPDREGEAISWHLAQLLGIPQDLPCRVEFHEITKNAVTNSIKSPRTINKNLVNAQQARRVLDRLVGYMISPILWKKIKRGLSAGRVQSVAVRLICDRENEIRNFVPEEYWTIDAELMEEISKSTFLAKLFSKKGEKISINNKEQAEKIVNDLKEEKFTVLEVKKGERKRNPSLPFTTSTMQQEASRKLGFTAKKTMMIAQQLYEGLDIKDEGTVGLVTYIRTDSTRISEQAQLEAKKYIAENFGKDFINDSPIQQKQKKNIQDAHEAIRPTSVYRTPEKIKDSLSEDQYKLYKLIWERFLASQMAPAIYDYVSVDIKAGEYIFKATGSHMKFKGFMVVYIEGADEEQEKEETMLPDLIEGQELALKDLKAEQHFTQPPPRFTEAMLVKTLEEKGIGRPSTYAPIIDTITKRGYVEKEKGRFKPTELGEIVTELLKEYFSDIVDIGFTAEMEEQLDKIETGDEDWRKIVESFYKPFEKKLRIAEKEIGKIQLKEDEETEEICEYCGRKMVVKRGRYGKFLACSGFPECKNTKPIVEDTGVNCPLCGGKILVRKTKKGKKFYGCENYPECNFVSWYPPAGIPCPKCGNLMVLKSVKGHHKAVCTNKECNHEEIFPDKEGGKNV from the coding sequence GTGGCCAAATCACTTATTATTGTTGAATCTCCGGCAAAGGCAAAGACAATAAGTAAATTTTTGGGTAAAAATTTTAAAGTGGCTGCATCCATGGGACATGTTAGAGATCTGCCCAAAAGTCAATTGGGAATAGATTTAGAAGATGGCTTTGAACCAAAATATATCACAATTAGAGGAAAGGGTTCTATAATTGATAATCTTAAAAGGGAAGCCTCAAAAGTAGAAAAAATATATCTTGCAACCGACCCTGATCGGGAAGGAGAAGCTATTTCCTGGCATTTAGCTCAACTTTTAGGAATCCCACAGGATTTGCCTTGCCGGGTGGAATTCCACGAAATTACCAAAAATGCCGTAACTAATTCAATCAAATCCCCACGAACAATAAATAAAAATCTTGTGAATGCTCAGCAAGCCAGGCGTGTTTTAGATAGACTTGTGGGTTATATGATTAGCCCCATATTATGGAAAAAAATAAAAAGAGGTTTAAGTGCCGGAAGGGTACAATCGGTAGCCGTCAGGCTAATATGCGATAGAGAAAATGAGATCAGGAATTTTGTGCCAGAAGAATACTGGACAATTGATGCAGAATTAATGGAAGAGATTTCCAAATCAACTTTTTTAGCCAAGCTATTTTCGAAAAAGGGCGAAAAAATTTCTATTAATAATAAGGAACAAGCGGAAAAAATAGTAAATGACTTAAAGGAAGAAAAATTCACGGTTTTGGAAGTTAAAAAAGGAGAAAGAAAGAGAAATCCTTCATTGCCTTTTACAACAAGTACAATGCAGCAAGAAGCTTCACGAAAGTTGGGATTTACCGCTAAAAAAACCATGATGATTGCCCAACAGCTTTATGAGGGACTTGATATAAAAGATGAGGGTACGGTGGGTCTTGTTACTTATATCCGAACGGATTCTACAAGAATATCTGAACAAGCCCAGTTAGAAGCAAAGAAGTACATTGCCGAAAATTTTGGCAAGGATTTTATTAATGATTCTCCGATTCAGCAAAAACAGAAAAAGAATATACAGGATGCCCACGAAGCTATAAGACCCACGTCCGTTTATAGAACCCCTGAAAAGATAAAGGATTCCCTGTCAGAAGACCAGTATAAGCTTTATAAACTTATTTGGGAAAGGTTTTTAGCCAGCCAGATGGCACCCGCCATATATGATTATGTTTCTGTGGATATTAAAGCGGGAGAATATATTTTTAAAGCCACAGGTTCTCATATGAAGTTTAAAGGCTTTATGGTAGTCTATATAGAAGGAGCCGATGAGGAACAGGAAAAAGAAGAAACGATGCTTCCAGATTTAATTGAAGGGCAGGAGCTGGCTTTAAAAGACTTAAAGGCCGAGCAGCATTTTACTCAGCCACCTCCGAGGTTCACCGAAGCCATGCTGGTAAAGACCCTGGAAGAAAAAGGCATAGGTCGTCCAAGCACCTATGCGCCAATAATCGATACCATTACAAAGAGGGGCTATGTGGAAAAGGAAAAAGGAAGGTTTAAACCTACGGAACTGGGAGAAATAGTAACGGAGCTATTAAAAGAATACTTTAGCGATATAGTCGATATAGGTTTTACAGCAGAAATGGAGGAGCAATTAGATAAAATCGAAACCGGAGATGAAGACTGGCGTAAAATCGTTGAAAGTTTTTATAAACCTTTTGAAAAAAAACTAAGGATTGCTGAAAAAGAGATAGGAAAGATACAACTAAAAGAGGATGAGGAAACCGAAGAAATATGCGAATATTGCGGGAGAAAGATGGTAGTAAAACGGGGCAGATATGGGAAATTTTTAGCATGTTCGGGTTTTCCCGAATGTAAAAACACTAAACCTATAGTTGAGGATACCGGAGTAAATTGCCCCTTATGCGGAGGCAAAATTTTAGTAAGAAAAACAAAAAAAGGCAAAAAATTTTATGGATGTGAGAATTATCCCGAATGCAATTTTGTTTCCTGGTATCCCCCTGCCGGCATCCCATGTCCTAAATGTGGAAATTTGATGGTTTTAAAATCAGTGAAAGGGCATCATAAAGCTGTTTGTACCAACAAAGAATGCAATCATGAAGAAATTTTTCCTGATAAAGAGGGTGGAAAAAATGTATGA
- the dprA gene encoding DNA-processing protein DprA produces MIEERKEIIIFLNLIENIGYIRAKSILSVYNSLKELRKANKEELLKIPNISDKIAGKILFGLKEFNPLKEIEKAEKMGCKIITIDDKDYPQRLKEIYDPPLVIYVKGKKEFLKKEGIAIVGTRKPTEYGKKVAEDLAAKLAERNLNIISGLAKGIDSFAHKGALKVEGITVAVLGTGIDIIYPPENNKLFQEIAEKGAIITSFPVGTEPLHYNFPARNRIISGLSLGVVVVEAGERSGALITADFALEQGREVFAVPGMIYSPMSKGPHKLIKQGAKLVENEEDVLMELNIGNNFYSGKNSTSVKKEELSLSKEEREILKIIDFTPIHKEILGIKTNYSPAKINEILTKLQLKGIISQIAGGYVIRN; encoded by the coding sequence ATGATTGAAGAGAGAAAAGAAATTATTATTTTTTTAAACCTTATAGAGAATATTGGTTATATTAGAGCAAAAAGTATTTTAAGTGTGTACAATAGCTTAAAAGAATTGAGAAAAGCAAATAAAGAGGAGCTTTTGAAAATTCCCAATATCTCGGATAAAATAGCAGGAAAAATATTATTTGGTTTAAAAGAATTCAATCCTCTAAAAGAAATAGAAAAAGCTGAAAAAATGGGTTGTAAAATTATAACAATCGACGATAAGGATTATCCTCAAAGATTAAAAGAGATCTACGACCCACCTTTGGTTATCTATGTAAAAGGTAAAAAAGAGTTTCTAAAAAAAGAAGGTATTGCAATTGTAGGTACGAGAAAACCCACCGAATACGGTAAAAAGGTTGCAGAGGATCTAGCTGCAAAATTGGCGGAAAGAAATCTTAATATCATAAGCGGACTGGCAAAAGGTATAGATTCTTTTGCCCATAAAGGAGCATTAAAGGTAGAAGGTATTACGGTTGCAGTCTTAGGAACGGGAATTGACATAATTTACCCTCCCGAAAATAATAAATTATTTCAAGAGATTGCGGAGAAAGGAGCAATCATAACAAGTTTTCCCGTAGGCACCGAACCACTTCATTATAACTTTCCTGCGAGAAATAGAATAATCAGCGGTTTATCTCTGGGAGTAGTAGTAGTAGAGGCGGGAGAAAGGAGCGGTGCATTGATAACTGCAGATTTTGCTTTAGAACAGGGGAGAGAGGTTTTTGCAGTTCCCGGAATGATTTACAGCCCGATGAGCAAGGGACCTCATAAGCTTATAAAGCAGGGAGCAAAATTAGTAGAAAATGAAGAAGATGTTTTAATGGAATTAAATATTGGAAATAATTTTTATAGTGGGAAAAACTCTACAAGTGTAAAAAAAGAGGAATTAAGTTTATCTAAAGAAGAAAGGGAAATTCTAAAAATTATCGATTTTACTCCGATACATAAAGAAATTCTGGGAATTAAAACTAATTATTCTCCGGCTAAGATTAATGAAATATTAACAAAATTGCAGTTAAAAGGAATAATTTCTCAAATCGCAGGAGGATATGTAATAAGGAATTGA
- a CDS encoding MBL fold metallo-hydrolase, producing MRISFCGAAKLVTGSCYYIETENRKFLIDCGMFQGEKSELNFEPFPFDPRDLDFVIITHSHIDHIGRLPLLFKNGFNGSIFATSATADLMEIMLKDSAHIQELESKWQNKKRQRKGLVPIKPLYTVEDTLRIPEYIIKSPYDRWIVIDENIHVMFKDAGHLLGSSIIILKIKEKNNEILITFSGDLGNYNIPIIRDYEYIDYTDYLIIESTYGDRLHDKTEEIKKLYDIIINTVKKGGNVIIPAFSVGRAQEILYLLNYYIDIEKRKELSNMEIYLDSPLAKEALEIYEKHKECYDEEAINLLGQDIDILRFNNLYTTSSAEESMALNDKNGIVIISSSGMCEAGRIKHHLKHNIWKDTTSIVFVGYQAEGTLGRKILDNAKKVRIFGEEMVVKAKVYNLTGLSGHADIAGLINWVKNIKNGVSKKIFITHGEEKASENFKKEMEKLFNVSVLIPDLFEKVEL from the coding sequence ATGAGAATAAGCTTTTGCGGTGCTGCAAAACTGGTAACAGGCTCCTGTTATTACATTGAAACAGAAAATAGAAAATTTTTAATAGATTGCGGAATGTTTCAGGGTGAGAAAAGCGAATTAAACTTTGAACCCTTCCCTTTCGATCCACGTGATTTGGATTTTGTAATAATTACCCATTCACATATTGATCATATAGGAAGATTACCCTTACTTTTTAAAAATGGTTTTAACGGTAGTATATTTGCCACTTCCGCAACTGCCGATTTAATGGAAATTATGTTAAAAGATAGTGCTCACATCCAGGAGCTGGAAAGCAAATGGCAAAATAAAAAAAGACAGAGAAAAGGGCTGGTCCCAATCAAGCCATTATATACCGTAGAAGACACCCTGCGAATACCGGAATATATAATTAAGTCCCCCTACGACAGGTGGATTGTTATTGATGAAAATATTCATGTAATGTTTAAGGATGCCGGACATTTATTGGGTTCTTCGATAATAATTTTAAAAATCAAAGAAAAAAATAATGAAATTCTTATAACTTTTTCTGGTGATTTAGGAAATTATAATATACCAATAATTAGAGATTATGAATATATTGATTATACCGATTATTTAATAATAGAATCAACTTATGGAGATAGGTTGCACGATAAAACCGAAGAAATAAAAAAATTATATGATATTATAATTAACACGGTAAAAAAAGGCGGAAATGTAATTATTCCAGCCTTTTCAGTAGGGCGAGCTCAGGAAATCTTATATTTACTGAACTATTATATAGACATTGAAAAGAGAAAAGAACTTTCCAATATGGAAATATACCTTGATAGCCCACTTGCAAAGGAAGCCCTCGAAATTTACGAAAAGCATAAAGAATGTTACGATGAAGAAGCTATTAACCTTCTTGGACAGGATATAGATATTTTAAGATTCAACAACCTGTATACTACTTCCAGTGCAGAAGAATCAATGGCATTAAACGATAAAAACGGCATTGTAATTATCTCATCCAGCGGGATGTGTGAAGCAGGAAGAATAAAACATCACCTGAAACACAACATCTGGAAAGATACCACATCCATAGTATTCGTAGGTTATCAGGCTGAAGGAACCCTTGGCAGGAAAATACTGGATAATGCAAAAAAAGTCAGAATTTTCGGCGAAGAGATGGTAGTAAAAGCAAAGGTTTATAATCTTACCGGCCTTTCCGGACATGCCGATATAGCAGGACTTATTAACTGGGTAAAAAATATAAAAAACGGAGTCTCGAAAAAAATATTTATAACTCATGGAGAAGAAAAGGCTTCTGAAAATTTTAAAAAAGAAATGGAGAAATTATTTAATGTCAGCGTATTAATACCCGATCTTTTTGAAAAAGTAGAGCTATAA